The Raphanus sativus cultivar WK10039 unplaced genomic scaffold, ASM80110v3 Scaffold3969, whole genome shotgun sequence genome contains the following window.
ttttttcatccatTAAATTAACTACatcagataatttttttttaaatgaaaatattgagGTGGCAAGTAGAAGACAAGTGTGAGTGATGTGGATTAAGGTGAAGTTGTTTCTGACTTCCAACTTGTCAGATATTCTCATCATCTTCGcatttgtcttttcttttttggtcagTCAAACcttgcatttttttttaaaacttgaatttcatttataaaaacCTACTCATCGCCTACAAATACAGAGTGTTTTTATCTAGCCCAACGATCCTGCAAGTACCAATGTGGTAAGCTTTCAGGCTTTTTTCTCACGAATCCACTCAACAAAATTGTTGAGAAGCAATGGCCATGCAAGCTCTGGATTGTATTCCGTCATCTCCGGGAAACTTAACTGTAAATgttataaacaattatatagTTAGTTGATGAAACTGCCAACCAAGcagagaaataaaaaagaatttaagGAAAGATACCTCATTGCAGAACCTGTAAAAGCTCATCCATTGATCCATGTTTATGACTTTGTAGTCGTCTTGGATCTGTTTTTCAAACATACAAAACCCAATCATGGGGTAAGAAAACATTTTGGCTCATGAGAAAGTATGAGAGATTTTATCAGCGATGTAAAGACCTTTAAAAACTCGACAAAGTAATCAACTTGGGGTCGGAATGTAGATCTCATGACCATATCTAGGAGTTGACATATAGTCTCTATGTCAACGATTCCCTGTTTTTCCTCTGAATAGTAAACAAACATCACACAGACACAGAAAGGTGATATAAGCCTTGAAATACAAATCTCCCTCACGCAGATAAAGCGTTGATTAATATTACCTGTTAAAGAATAGGTAAAGGCATAAGCATAGAAATCTGCAAAATTTGATGGACTCCTGACCTGTAAGAGGCAGAAAAAAAGCCTTATATAGCATGGTTGAGTGCTGAGAAGATGACAAAATATAAGAAAGAAAGCATGAAAACTCTGAACCTCTTTCTCGAGCTCGGGAAGGGCTTTCTTCAGGTTATCGAGTGTATCAGCTCTTAAAGCCACAAGGCCTCTTGTCCACTCCTCCTGTGTGAAGTAACCTTGTTTCTCAGCTTTCATTTTCCTGCGTTCATTCTAgtttaaatacattaattccGCAAGTTTTGAGGGATACTAGTGGTTACCAAGCAAGCATCAAGATTCTGATATCGGTATGAGAGACATCCAAATCGGAGCAAAGTTCCTCTATTCCTTCCGGGCTTGTTAATGTAACATACCAAAACATATATTAGGAGAGAAGCTGAATGGATACTAGGAGGAAGATACATACATTGGCTTGAAAAGATGATGGTTACCCGATGAGATTAGAAGCTGTAATGGAATACCGATGAAACACATCAACTATTCCTTCAAGTTCATGTTCAAGTTCGGCCGTAGTCCTACTCGAAACTGAACCAATAAGAAAAATTGGTTAAAGAAAAGTCATAACAAAACCAGAAACGTTAGCAAAGAGCAACAGCAATTAAAATTCTCTGATCACATAGTAGAATGAGCACAATTGTAGGTTCAAACAAAGATCATACATGTTCATCCCCAAGCATAATTACACATAAAACATGGAAAACCCCTAAAATCTTATACCAGCAGCCATCACAGGCTGATGTTTGTGATTATTTCAAATGTAATTTTTCAGCTATAATACTTACCCATAAAAGCCCTAGACAGATTTGGTTCCATGATCCGTGTTGGAAGATGTTCTCCTGCTTCAACAGTACTACAAAATCTCTGGCTGTGATTTTGCTATTTCAATAAGTTTATATAATCAGGATAAGGTTACTAGTTGCACTTGCCTCTAAAAGAAAGTCTCCAAGCattatttccatttttttccTCCATAAATTAGACtagataattaagaaaaaatgaaaatattgagTTGGCAAGTAGAAGACAACAAGTGCGAGTGATGTGGATTATGGTGAAGTTGCTTCTGACTTCTAATTAGTCAGAGATCTGAGATTTCGAGAAGCTGGAGAGGTTGAAAGTGGCGGAGATTAATCACTCTAGGTTGGCGATGCTTGCTATGTTGATCTTTTACTTCGAGGCCGGGCAGGGTAAAACGCCTCTAGGTGCTCTTGGTTTGTGAGCATGTAATGCTTGTTGTTGTGTCTGTAGATAGACTTTTGTTTCTACTCTTGGTCAATGTGACATTTCGGGAAAGATCATATCATTGCTTTAGAATGTCACCAAGTCATGATTATGATCACAATCCAAATGTGAAAAGAAATGCCTGGGAaatgtaaaatctatttttcCCATCTTCTTGTATCATTACCATCAAGTCCGTAGTCCAACTCGCAAGTAtttacatagttttttttttttgctactgCCCTCCTTACAGTTTGATTTTATGCTTATGAAAAAGATTACATGCAATTTAATAGTATTACATAGTTGATCTTTAGTGGAAGATTCTCCTACAGAAACGTTTTAATATATAGACtttttttgaccaaaagaaaaaaaaacataagactGTTTACCGGCAAGAAAAAGGTGAAACATCGACcaattaaaataatgtattaatttTGCAAATATTCCTAATTGGTATGCTTTAAAGAGTTGAGACAAAGAAGTTTCCTTCCTTCCTCACCATTTGGTCCCCAGATCTTATTATCACTCCAATTCATTTCTCAATCAagctaaaccctaaatctagctcccaacaaaaaaaaaatcaattcctCAAATCAACCCGTAATCGCCGTAGCCCAAAACGCGAAAAATCGCCTCGATAGGCTCTTGATTTTGAGGTGAAAATTTTCGAAtctcgctttttttttttgagttttctcaGTTCTTTACGATTAAGAGAATAAATAAATGAATCATATTTGTTGGTGGTGATTGATTATATGCTTATTTGCTTTCCTTGGATTCGCGTTTTTGTGATTATGCTACTTGAGCTTGAAATCTGTGGCTTTGAGCTACGAACAGAGCAAAACAAAAGAGTTGGTTTTTGATCTGTGTATGGTTTGTTTGATGATGGAGCAGAGCAAGCTTCTGGTTTCCTGAAATGGGTTTTGATCTATAAGTCtacttactattttttttttgcttcttcatGGCTTTGTAAAAACGTGTAGGAAGACACTTGAATGGATAATAACAATTGGAGGCCTTCTCTTCCAAATGGAGATCCTGCCATGGAAACTGGTGACTGGAGAGCTCAACTTCCACCTGATTCTCGCCAGAAGATTGTGAACAAGATGTAAGCTTTTTAATATTACCTTACCTGGTGTTATAATCTCTCTCAAAGTTGATATGGTGTTATAGTTCCTTGACTTGTAATTCGGTTTTATTTACTTGCCACTTGCGTAGAATGGAAACACTAAAGAAGCACCTTCCATATTCTGGACCAGAAGGGATAAATGAGCTCAGGAGGATTGCTGCCAGATTCGAGGAGAAAATTTTCAGCGGCGCTGTTAACCAGGTAATTTTAATCGTCTcctgaacatttttttttttgtttcgttagtgttttgataaaatataaagataaaacCTGGAAAAGAATTCATGAAGATGTTGACTATGGAGTCTAAATTcctgattttctttttgtttggacTTTTCAGACTGATTACCTTCGGAAAATATCCATGAAGATGCTGACTATGGAGACTAAATCGCAAAATGCAGCTGGCTCTTCCTCATCTATCCCTGCCGCTAATAATGGCACATCTATGGATTCAAGTAATCACCAATTATGTATCTGCTTAACTCTCTGTTCATCCGTTTTTCTGGATGATCGTTTCTCTAATTTTGTGCTGTCTATCCTTCCATTGAATAGTGCCTACCAATCAAGGGAACCTTCTTCCAGGAACGTTACCAAACAATCAATCTCAAGCACCTCAGCCGTTGCTGCCCCAAACCATGCAGAACAATACAGCCTCTGGAATGATGGGTTCTTCTGCTTTACCATCCTCCATGCCGCCGGTTTCTTCCATAACCCATAATAATAACGTCACAAACGTTGTGAACCAGAATTCCAATATGCAAAATGTAGCCGGAATGTTGCAAGATTCATCTGGGCAACATGGCCTTTCATCGAACAACATGTTTTCTGGATCCCAAAGGCAGATGATGGGCAGGCCGCATGCTATGTCTtcacagcagcagcagcaacagcagCCACAGAGTGCACAATATCTTTATCAGCAACAGCTACAGCAGCAACTTCTCAAGCAGAACTTTCAGTCAGGGAATGTTCCTAATCCCAGTTCGCTTTTGCCATCACACATGCAacaacagcagcaacaacaaaatGTGCTGCAGCCCAATCAAATGCATTCGTCTCAACAGTCTGGTATTCCAACATCTGCGACGCAGGCCTCCTCTGTGAGCTCAGCTCCTCTACAGGGTCTGCACACAAATCAGCAATCAAGTCCCCGACTACCTGGGCATCAGACTACGACACAGGCTATGCTTCGTCAGCATCAATCTTCGCTGCTAAGGCAACATCCGCAATCACAACAAGCCTCTGGAATCCATCAGCAGCAAACCTCATTGCCGCAGCAGTCAATTTCTCCTCTACAACAGCAGCAATCCCAAATGATACGGCAACAAGCTGCAAATAGCTCAGGGATCCAACAGAAGCAGATGATGGGACAGCATCTTGTTGGGGATATGCAACAGCAACATCAGCAAAGGTTACTGAACCAACAAAATAATATGATGAACATGCAACAGCAGCAGACCCAGCAGCAACCGCTGCAGCAGAAGCAACAGCCACCGGCTCAGCAATTGATTAATCAACAAAACAGCCTTCAGGCTACGCATCAGCAACCGCTGGGCTCTCAAAGCAATGTTACCGGATTGCAGCAAAGCAATGTTACCGGATTGCAGCAACCACAACAACAGTTGCTCAATTCCCAAGTTGGCAATTCGAACTTGCAGGCTAACCAGCAGTCGGTGCACATGTTACCACAGCCAACGGGGATGCAACGAACACATCAGGCTGGCCATGGCATGTTTCCTTCTCAGGGCCAACAGTCACAGAATCAACCATCCCAACAGCAGATGATGCCCCTTCAGTCGCATCATCAGTTAGGTTTGCAACAGCAACCTAATTTGCTACAACAGGATGTACAACAAAGGCTACAATCTTCAGGCCAAGTCACAGGTTCCCTGCTTCCACCTCAAAATGTCGTGGACCACCAGAGACAACTATATCAATCCCAAAGAGCCCTTCCAGAGATGCCATCGTGTATGCTTTTGCATCCTTGTGAATACTTTAGGTTCTCATATTTTGCATAATATCTCAGCAGGATCTGATGTTGGACAAACGccatttttattgattttagcATCGCTTGACTCGACGGCACAGACGGAAAATGCAAACGGAGTTGATTGGCAAGAGGAGGCTTTCCAAAAggtattttttctctttttatgttGGTAATTTTTCTGGCTTCTTAGTCTTGCTCAGCACCCAGAAATATTTAGGGAGATAACATAAGTTTGCTAAATCTTCACCAATTCTGTCCACGCTTATTAAATCTCCTAGAGATATATGCAACGAGGCAGGCGATCTAGATATCACCGTAATGAGAGTAATCGTATGACCATACTTATCGTCTTTTGCAGATCAAAACAATGAAAGAGGCGTACTTACCAGATCTTAACGAAATCTACCAGAGAGTTACAGCCAAGTTGCAGCAAGTAAGTTGCGATTTTTGTAACTTGGAGAATTGTTTGCATTTTTTATATGTCGTACGAAATAGTAGCAAGTCCAATGCAAAATCGGTTCGATATTGCAAAAGATTGTCATACAACTTTGGAATCTTGTTGTCCATC
Protein-coding sequences here:
- the LOC130507067 gene encoding uncharacterized protein LOC130507067 isoform X2: MYLPPSIHSASLLIYVLVCYINKPGRNRGTLLRFGCLSYRYQNLDACLEEWTRGLVALRADTLDNLKKALPELEKEVRSPSNFADFYAYAFTYSLTEEKQGIVDIETICQLLDMVMRSTFRPQVDYFVEFLKIQDDYKVINMDQWMSFYRFCNELSFPEMTEYNPELAWPLLLNNFVEWIREKKA
- the LOC130507067 gene encoding uncharacterized protein LOC130507067 isoform X1, translating into MEPNLSRAFMVSSRTTAELEHELEGIVDVFHRYSITASNLIGPEGIEELCSDLDVSHTDIRILMLAWKMKAEKQGYFTQEEWTRGLVALRADTLDNLKKALPELEKEVRSPSNFADFYAYAFTYSLTEEKQGIVDIETICQLLDMVMRSTFRPQVDYFVEFLKIQDDYKVINMDQWMSFYRFCNELSFPEMTEYNPELAWPLLLNNFVEWIREKKA
- the LOC130507066 gene encoding mediator of RNA polymerase II transcription subunit 15a-like, which encodes MDNNNWRPSLPNGDPAMETGDWRAQLPPDSRQKIVNKIMETLKKHLPYSGPEGINELRRIAARFEEKIFSGAVNQTDYLRKISMKMLTMETKSQNAAGSSSSIPAANNGTSMDSMPTNQGNLLPGTLPNNQSQAPQPLLPQTMQNNTASGMMGSSALPSSMPPVSSITHNNNVTNVVNQNSNMQNVAGMLQDSSGQHGLSSNNMFSGSQRQMMGRPHAMSSQQQQQQQPQSAQYLYQQQLQQQLLKQNFQSGNVPNPSSLLPSHMQQQQQQQNVLQPNQMHSSQQSGIPTSATQASSVSSAPLQGLHTNQQSSPRLPGHQTTTQAMLRQHQSSLLRQHPQSQQASGIHQQQTSLPQQSISPLQQQQSQMIRQQAANSSGIQQKQMMGQHLVGDMQQQHQQRLLNQQNNMMNMQQQQTQQQPLQQKQQPPAQQLINQQNSLQATHQQPLGSQSNVTGLQQSNVTGLQQPQQQLLNSQVGNSNLQANQQSVHMLPQPTGMQRTHQAGHGMFPSQGQQSQNQPSQQQMMPLQSHHQLGLQQQPNLLQQDVQQRLQSSGQVTGSLLPPQNVVDHQRQLYQSQRALPEMPSSSLDSTAQTENANGVDWQEEAFQKIKTMKEAYLPDLNEIYQRVTAKLQQDSLPQQQRSEQFEKLKQFKTMLERMIQFLSVSK